From one Lolium rigidum isolate FL_2022 chromosome 4, APGP_CSIRO_Lrig_0.1, whole genome shotgun sequence genomic stretch:
- the LOC124648044 gene encoding sm-like protein LSM5, with translation MSQNNPSQLLPSELIDRCIGSKIWVIMKGDKELVGTLCGFDVYVNMVLEDVTEYEYTAEGRRITKLDQILLNGNNIAILVPGGSPPDA, from the exons ATGTCTCAGAACAATCCCTCCCAGCTTCTCCCCTCAG AGCTGATCGACCGGTGCATCGGATCCAAGATTTGGGTCATCATGAAGGGAGACAAGGAGCTCGTTGGCACCCTCTGCGGGTTCGACGTCTACGTCAACATGGTCCTCGAGGACGTCACTGAGTA CGAGTATACTGCCGAGGGTCGTCGCATAACGAAACTTGATCAAATCCTCCTTAATGGCAACAACATAGCCATC TTAGTTCCTGGTGGTTCACCGCCAGATGCTTGA